Genomic window (Escherichia fergusonii ATCC 35469):
TAATGATGCAAAGGAGGTCAGAAATGGATTCGCACTCATTTCATAGATATGTTCGTGCCAGGCCATATCGACTTCAATCCAACGTTCGCGCTTAAAGTTCTTTTTCAGCGCTACCATTTCTGCCATTAACGTATTCAGATGAGCTTTTTGTTCTGCTGTACCAATTGTTGCCGCAAGGGAACATGCTTGTGGCTCAAGACAAATACGCATTACCAGAAAATGCTCGATAACATGTTGGAAATTATCTTCCGTCATCCACCATGAGAGTAATTCTTGATCGAGAAAATTCCAGTTCGTTTGTGGCATTACACGCGTACCAATACGTGGACGTGGTAATACCATCCCTTTTGCAGTTAACGTTTTAACGGCTTCTCTTACTGCTGTACGACTAACGCCGAATTGCTCACCCAGTTCAATTTCACCAGGCAGAATAGTACCAGGGGCATATTCGCCTTTTAAAATTCGCTGCGCCAGCTTCTCTGCCAGAACATAAGATAAGTTTTTCTGTGCGGCTAACTGTTGTGCACTTAAAGGCATTCTTCGTCTTCCTTCCTTCCTTTCTTAATGATTAGTATGCCACCTTGACGTGTAATTGCGGTTGTAAAAACAGCAAATTGTCTGTTTTATAGCAAGTTATGACCAGTTTTGATGGAAAAATGCGCGGTCAGAAAATTATTTTAAATTTCCTCTTGTCAGGCCGGAATAACTCCCTATAATGCGCCACCACTGACACGGAACAACGGCAAACACGCCGCCGGGTCAGCGAGGTTCTCCTGAGAATCTCGGCAGAGAAAAGCAAAAAAATGCTTGACTTTGTAGCGGGAAAGCGTATTATGCACACCCCGCGCCGCTGAGAAAAAGCGAAGCGGCACTGCTCTTTAACAATTTATCAGACAATCTGTGTGGGCACTCGAAGATACGGATTCTTAACGTCGCAAGACGAAAAATGAATACCAAGTCTCAAGAGTGAACACGTAATTCATTACGAAGTTTAATTCTTTGAGCATCAAACTTTTAAATTGAAGAGTTTGATCATGGCTCAGATTGAACGCTGGCGGCAGGCCTAACACATGCAAGTCGAACGGTAACAGGGATCAGCTTGCTGATTCGCTGACGAGTGGCGGACGGGTGAGTAATGTCTGGGAAACTGCCTGATGGAGGGGGATAACTACTGGAAACGGTAGCTAATACCGCATAACGTCGCAAGACCAAAGAGGGGGACCTTCGGGCCTCTTGCCATCGGATGTGCCCAGATGGGATTAGCTAGTAGGTGGGGTAACGGCTCACCTAGGCGACGATCCCTAGCTGGTCTGAGAGGATGACCAGCCACACTGGAACTGAGACACGGTCCAGACTCCTACGGGAGGCAGCAGTGGGGAATATTGCACAATGGGCGCAAGCCTGATGCAGCCATGCCGCGTGTATGAAGAAGGCCTTCGGGTTGTAAAGTACTTTCAGCGGGGAGGAAGGGAGTAAAGTTAATACCTTTGCTCATTGACGTTACCCGCAGAAGAAGCACCGGCTAACTCCGTGCCAGCAGCCGCGGTAATACGGAGGGTGCAAGCGTTAATCGGAATTACTGGGCGTAAAGCGCACGCAGGCGGTTTGTTAAGTCAGATGTGAAATCCCCGGGCTCAACCTGGGAACTGCATCTGATACTGGCAAGCTTGAGTCTCGTAGAGGGGGGTAGAATTCCAGGTGTAGCGGTGAAATGCGTAGAGATCTGGAGGAATACCGGTGGCGAAGGCGGCCCCCTGGACGAAGACTGACGCTCAGGTGCGAAAGCGTGGGGAGCAAACAGGATTAGATACCCTGGTAGTCCACGCCGTAAACGATGTCGACTTGGAGGTTGTGCCCTTGAGGCGTGGCTTCCGGAGCTAACGCGTTAAGTCGACCGCCTGGGGAGTACGGCCGCAAGGTTAAAACTCAAATGAATTGACGGGGGCCCGCACAAGCGGTGGAGCATGTGGTTTAATTCGATGCAACGCGAAGAACCTTACCTGGTCTTGACATCCACGGAAGTTTTCAGAGATGAGAATGTGCCTTCGGGAACCGTGAGACAGGTGCTGCATGGCTGTCGTCAGCTCGTGTTGTGAAATGTTGGGTTAAGTCCCGCAACGAGCGCAACCCTTATCCTTTGTTGCCAGCGGTCCGGCCGGGAACTCAAAGGAGACTGCCAGTGATAAACTGGAGGAAGGTGGGGATGACGTCAAGTCATCATGGCCCTTACGACCAGGGCTACACACGTGCTACAATGGCGCATACAAAGAGAAGCGACCTCGCGAGAGCAAGCGGACCTCATAAAGTGCGTCGTAGTCCGGATTGGAGTCTGCAACTCGACTCCATGAAGTCGGAATCGCTAGTAATCGTGGATCAGAATGCCACGGTGAATACGTTCCCGGGCCTTGTACACACCGCCCGTCACACCATGGGAGTGGGTTGCAAAAGAAGTAGGTAGCTTAACCTTCGGGAGGGCGCTTACCACTTTGTGATTCATGACTGGGGTGAAGTCGTAACAAGGTAACCGTAGGGGAACCTGCGGTTGGATCACCTCCTTACCTTAAAGAACTGTGCTTTGCAGTGCTCACACAGATTGTCTGATAGAAAGTGAAAAGCAAGGCGTCTTGCGAAGCAGACTGATACGTCCCCTTCGTCTAGAGGCCCAGGACACCGCCCTTTCACGGCGGTAACAGGGGTTCGAATCCCCTAGGGGACGCCACTTGCTGGTTTGTGAGTGAAAGTCGCCGACCTTAATATCGTTAAAGATGACTTACGAGTCATGTTTAAGATATTTGCTCTTTAAAAATCTGGATCAAGCTGAAAATTGAAACACTGAACAACGAAAGTTGTTCGTGAGTCTCTCAAATTTTCGCAACACGATGATGAATCGAAAGAAACATCTTCGGGTTGTGAGGTTAAGCGACTAAGCGTACACGGTGGATGCCCTGGCAGTCAGAGGCGATGAAGGACGTGCTAATCTGCGATAAGCGTCGGTAAGGTGATATGAACCGTTATAACCGGCGATTTCCGAATGGGGAAACCCAGTGTGATTCGTCACACTATCATTAACTGAATCCATAGGTTAATGAGGCGAACCGGGGGAACTGAAACATCTAAGTACCCCGAGGAAAAGAAATCAACCGAGATTCCCCCAGTAGCGGCGAGCGAACGGGGAGGAGCCCAGAGCCTGAATCAGTGTGTGTGTTAGTGGAAGCGTCTGGAAAGGCGCGCGATACAGGGTGACAGCCCCGTACACAAAAATGCACATACTGTGAGCTCGATGAGTAGGGCGGGACACGTGGTATCCTGTCTGAATATGGGGGGACCATCCTCCAAGGCTAAATACTCCTGACTGACCGATAGTGAACCAGTACCGTGAGGGAAAGGCGAAAAGAACCCCGGCGAGGGGAGTGAAAAAGAACCTGAAACCGTGTACGTACAAGCAGTGGGAGCCTCTTTATGGGGTGACTGCGTACCTTTTGTATAATGGGTCAGCGACTTATATTCTGTAGCAAGGTTAACCGAATAGGGGAGCCGAAGGGAAACCGAGTCTTAACTGGGCGTTAAGTTGCAGGGTATAGACCCGAAACCCGGTGATCTAGCCATGGGCAGGTTGAAGGTTGGGTAACACTAACTGGAGGACCGAACCGACTAATGTTGAAAAATTAGCGGATGACTTGTGGCTGGGGGTGAAAGGCCAATCAAACCGGGAGATAGCTGGTTCTCCCCGAAAGCTATTTAGGTAGCGCCTCGTGAATTCATCTCCGGGGGTAGAGCACTGTTTCGGCAAGGGGGTCATCCCGACTTACCAACCCGATGCAAACTGCGAATACCGGAGAATGTTATCACGGGAGACACACGGCGGGTGCTAACGTCCGTCGTGAAGAGGGAAACAACCCAGACCGCCAGCTAAGGTCCCAAAGTCATGGTTAAGTGGGAAACGATGTGGGAAGGCCCAGACAGCCAGGATGTTGGCTTAGAAGCAGCCATCATTTAAAGAAAGCGTAATAGCTCACTGGTCGAGTCGGCCTGCGCGGAAGATGTAACGGGGCTAAACCATGCACCGAAGCTGCGGCAGCGACACTAAGTGTTGTTGGGTAGGGGAGCGTTCTGTAAGCCTGTGAAGGTGTGCTGTGAGGCATGCTGGAGGTATCAGAAGTGCGAATGCTGACATAAGTAACGATAAAGCGGGTGAAAAGCCCGCTCGCCGGAAGACCAAGGGTTCCTGTCCAACGTTAATCGGGGCAGGGTGAGTCGACCCCTAAGGCGAGGCCGAAAGGCGTAGTCGATGGGAAACAGGTTAATATTCCTGTACTTGGTGTTACTGCGAAGGGGGGACGGAGAAGGCTATGTTGGCCGGGCGACGGTTGTCCCGGTTTAAGCGTGTAGGCTGGTTTTCCAGGCAAATCCGGAAAATCAAGGCTGAGGCGTGATGACGAGGCACTACGGTGCTGAAGCGACAAATGCCCTGCTTCCAGGAAAAGCCTCTAAGCATCAGGTAACATCAAATCGTACCCCAAACCGACACAGGTGGTCAGGTAGAGAATACCAAGGCGCTTGAGAGAACTCGGGTGAAGGAACTAGGCAAAATGGTGCCGTAACTTCGGGAGAAGGCACGCTGATATGTAGGTGAAGCGACTTGCTCGTGGAGCTGAAATCAGTCGAAGATACCAGCTGGCTGCAACTGTTTATTAAAAACACAGCACTGTGCAAACACGAAAGTGGACGTATACGGTGTGACGCCTGCCCGGTGCCGGAAGGTTAATTGATGGGGTTAGCGGTAACGCGAAGCTCTTGATCGAAGCCCCGGTAAACGGCGGCCGTAACTATAACGGTCCTAAGGTAGCGAAATTCCTTGTCGGGTAAGTTCCGACCTGCACGAATGGCGTAATGATGGCCAGGCTGTCTCCACCCGAGACTCAGTGAAATTGAACTCGCTGTGAAGATGCAGTGTACCCGCGGCAAGACGGAAAGACCCCGTGAACCTTTACTATAGCTTGACACTGAACATTGAGCCTTGATGTGTAGGATAGGTGGGAGGCTTTGAAGTGTGGACGCCAGTCTGCATGGAGCCGACCTTGAAATACCACCCTTTAATGTTTGATGTTCTAACGTTGGCCCCTTATCGGGGTTGCGGACAGTGTCTGGTGGGTAGTTTGACTGGGGCGGTCTCCTCCTAAAGAGTAACGGAGGAGCACGAAGGTTGGCTAATCCTGGTCGGACATCAGGAGGTTAGTGCAATGGCATAAGCCAGCTTGACTGCGAGCGTGACGGCGCGAGCAGGTGCGAAAGCAGGTCATAGTGATCCGGTGGTTCTGAATGGAAGGGCCATCGCTCAACGGATAAAAGGTACTCCGGGGATAACAGGCTGATACCGCCCAAGAGTTCATATCGACGGCGGTGTTTGGCACCTCGATGTCGGCTCATCACATCCTGGGGCTGAAGTAGGTCCCAAGGGTATGGCTGTTCGCCATTTAAAGTGGTACGCGAGCTGGGTTTAGAACGTCGTGAGACAGTTCGGTCCCTATCTGCCGTGGGCGCTGGAGAACTGAGGGGGGCTGCTCCTAGTACGAGAGGACCGGAGTGGACGCATCACTGGTGTTCGGGTTGTCATGCCAATGGCACTGCCCGGTAGCTAAATGCGGAAGAGATAAGTGCTGAAAGCATCTAAGCACGAAACTTGCCCCGAGATGAGTTCTCCCTGACCCTTTAAGGGTCCTGAAGGAACGTTGAAGACGACGACGTTGATAGGCCGGGTGTGTAAGCGCAGCGATGCGTTGAGCTAACCGGTACTAATGAACCGTGAGGCTTAACCTTACAACGCCGAAGGTGTTTTGGCGGAAGAGACATCGACAAGTAAGCTTGATACAGATTAAATCGACAGGTCAGAACGGGACGTGTTGATAAACAGAATTTGCCTGGCGGCCTTAGCGCGGTGGTCCCACCTGACCCCATGCCGAACTCAGAAGTGAAACGCCGTAGCGCCGATGGTAGTGTGGGGTCTCCCCATGCGAGAGTAGGGAACTGCCAGGCATCAAATTTAGCAGAAGGCCATCCTGACGGATGGCCTTTTTGCATTGGTGCAGAAAATAATGCCGGGTGCGACGCTGGCTGCGTCTTATCCAACCTACGCAGATACGGTAGGGGGCAGCTTATTCCTCCACATACGCCAGATTCAGCAACGGATACGGTTTCCCCAAATCGTCCACCTCAGAGCGCCCTGTAAACTTAAAGCCCATCTTCTTATAGAACCCAACCGCCTGCTCATTTTGCTCATTAACATTGGTTGTCAGTTCCGGTGCCATTGAGAGTGCATGCTCCACCAGCATCCGGCCCACGCCGCAGCCGCGCACATCAGGATCGATAAACAGCGCATCCATATGCTGCCCACTTAACAACATAAACCCAACCGGTTGATCCCGCTCATTAACCGCGACCCACAACGGTGCTTTCGGCAGAAAGGAACGCACCAGCTCTTCCAGCTCGGCCCGATACTCTGCTGATAAAAAATCGTGAGTGGCGTCGACAGAACGACACCAAATCGCAATGAGCTTTTCCCCTTCCTCATGCCGTGAGCGGCGAATACTAATAACCATTTTCTCTCCTTTTAGTCATTCTTATATTCTAACGTAGCCTTTTCCTTGAAACTTTCTCACCTTCAACATGCAGGCTCGACATTGGCAAATTTTCTGGTTATCTTCAGCTATCTGGATGTCTAAACGTATAAGCGTATGTAGTGAGGTAATCAGGTTATGCCGATTCGTGTGCCGGACGAGCTACCCGCCGTCAATTTCTTGCGTGAAGAAAACGTCTTTGTGATGACAACTTCTCGCGCGTCTGGTCAGGAAATTCGTCCGCTAAAGGTGCTTATCCTTAACCTGATGCCGAAGAAGATTGAAACTGAAAATCAGTTTTTGCGCCTGCTTTCAAACTCACCTTTGCAGGTCGATATTCAGCTGTTGCGCATCGATTCCCGTGAATCGCGCAACACGCCCGCAGAGCATCTGAACAACTTCTATTGCAACTTTGAAGATATTCAGGAGCAGAACTTTGATGGCCTGATCGTCACCGGCGCGCCGCTGGGACTGGTGGAGTTTAATGACGTCGCTTACTGGCCGCAAATCAAACAGGTGCTGGAGTGGTCGAAAGATCACGTCACCTCAACGCTGTTTGTCTGTTGGGCGGTACAGGCTGCGCTCAATATCCTCTATGGCATTCCTAAGCAAACCCGCACTGACAAACTCTCTGGCGTTTACGAACATCACATTCTCCATCCTCATGCACTTCTGACGCGTGGCTTTGATGATTCATTCCTGGCACCACATTCGCGCTATGCTGACTTTCCGGCAGCGTTGATTCGTGATTACACCGATCTGGAAATTCTGGCGGAGACAGAAGAAGGGGATGCCTATCTGTTTGCCAGCAAAGATAAGCGCATTGCCTTTGTGACAGGCCATCCCGAATATGATGCGCAAACGCTGGCGCAGGAATATTTCCGCGATGTGGAAGCCGGGCTGAATCCAGATGTACCGTATAACTATTTCCCGCATAATGATCCGCAAAATACACCGCGAGCGAGCTGGCGTAGTCACGGTAATTTGCTGTTTACCAACTGGCTCAACTATTACGTCTACCAGATCACGCCATACGATCTACGGCACATGAATCCAACGCTGGATTAATCTTCTGTAGCAGTCGATCGTTAAGCGTTTCAGCATGTTGAATCAGGCACCTTCGGGTGCCTTTTTTATTTCCGAAAACTTCTTCATTAAGTAAATAATTTTTAATTTTACTGTTATCAATAAGTTAACCATTAATTAAATTAAAAATGGAAATTGTTTTTGATTTTACAATTTAATTGAGTAGTCTTAGTCGTGCTGAACGAAAAGCGCACAACGATCCTTCGTTCACATTTGGGATGCAGCAGGATCAAAGACGAGGGCTTACTCAATGAATCAACAGGCAACAACAACCGAAGAATTAACCTTTACCATGCCATTCGGTGAGCAGGAGAAGCATATTCTTACTTCTGATGCTGTAGCATTTCTCACTGAACTGGTGACACGTTTTACACCTCAGCGGAATAAATTACTGGCGGCGCGCATTCAGCAGCAGCAAGATATTGATAACGGAACGTTGCCTGATTTTATTTCGGAAACAGCTTCCATTCGTGATACAGACTGGAAAATTCGTGGTATTCCTGCGGACTTAGAAGATCGTCGGGTAGAGATTACCGGACCCGTAGAGCGCAAGATGGTGATCAACGCACTGAACGCCAATGTGAAAGTCTTTATGGCCGATTTCGAAGATTCACTGGCCCCG
Coding sequences:
- the metA gene encoding homoserine O-acetyltransferase MetA; this translates as MPIRVPDELPAVNFLREENVFVMTTSRASGQEIRPLKVLILNLMPKKIETENQFLRLLSNSPLQVDIQLLRIDSRESRNTPAEHLNNFYCNFEDIQEQNFDGLIVTGAPLGLVEFNDVAYWPQIKQVLEWSKDHVTSTLFVCWAVQAALNILYGIPKQTRTDKLSGVYEHHILHPHALLTRGFDDSFLAPHSRYADFPAALIRDYTDLEILAETEEGDAYLFASKDKRIAFVTGHPEYDAQTLAQEYFRDVEAGLNPDVPYNYFPHNDPQNTPRASWRSHGNLLFTNWLNYYVYQITPYDLRHMNPTLD
- a CDS encoding FadR/GntR family transcriptional regulator is translated as MPLSAQQLAAQKNLSYVLAEKLAQRILKGEYAPGTILPGEIELGEQFGVSRTAVREAVKTLTAKGMVLPRPRIGTRVMPQTNWNFLDQELLSWWMTEDNFQHVIEHFLVMRICLEPQACSLAATIGTAEQKAHLNTLMAEMVALKKNFKRERWIEVDMAWHEHIYEMSANPFLTSFASLFHSVYQTYFTSITYNGVVKLDLHQAIVDAIAQSDGARAFKACQDLLAAPNERPDK
- a CDS encoding acetyltransferase; its protein translation is MVISIRRSRHEEGEKLIAIWCRSVDATHDFLSAEYRAELEELVRSFLPKAPLWVAVNERDQPVGFMLLSGQHMDALFIDPDVRGCGVGRMLVEHALSMAPELTTNVNEQNEQAVGFYKKMGFKFTGRSEVDDLGKPYPLLNLAYVEE